A window of Corvus hawaiiensis isolate bCorHaw1 chromosome 17, bCorHaw1.pri.cur, whole genome shotgun sequence contains these coding sequences:
- the ADRM1 gene encoding proteasomal ubiquitin receptor ADRM1 isoform X1 — protein sequence MSSGALFPSLVPGSRGSSSKYLVEFRAGKMSLKGSTVTPDKRKGLVYIQQTDDSLIHFCWKDRTSGNVEDDLIIFPDDCEFKRVPQCTTGRVYVLKFKAGSKRLFFWMQEPKTDKDEEHCRKVNEYLNNPPMPGALGGNASGGHELSALGGEGGLQSLLGNMSHNQLMQLIGPTGLGGLGGLGALTGPGLASLLGSGGPPTSSSSSSSRSQSAAVTPSSTTSSTRVTPAPSVPAAASVTSPSPVPSSGNGTSSATSPTQPIQLSDLQNILATMNVPSGAGGQQVDLAAVLTPEIMAPILANAEVQERLMPYLPSGESLPQTAEEIQNTLTSPQFQQALSMFSAALASGQLGPLMSQFGLPAEAVDAANKGDVEAFAKAMQNSVKSDQKEGDSKDKKDEEEDMSLD from the exons ATGTCTTCAGGTGCATTATTTCCAAGCCTGGTGCCAGGCTCTCGTGGCTCCTCGAGCAAATACCTGGTGGAATTTCGGGCAGGGAAGATGTCCTTGAAAGGCAGCACTGTAACTCCAGACAAGAGAAAAGGCCTTGTTTACATCCAGCAAACCGATGATTCCCTCATTCACTTCTGCTGGAAGGACAGGACTTCGGGCAACGTGGAGGAT gatttgattatttttcctgatgACTGTGAGTTCAAGAGAGTCCCGCAGTGCACCACGGGCCGTGTGTATGTATTGAAGTTCAAGGCAGGATCAAAACGACTCTTCTTTTGGATGCAG GAGCCGAAGACAGACAAGGATGAGGAGCACTGCCGTAAGGTGAATGAGTATCTCAACAATCCCCCCATGCCAGGGGCACTGGGTGGGAATGCCAGTGGAGGCCACGAGCTCTCAGCGCTAGGAG gtGAGGGTGGCTTGCAAAGCCTTCTTGGAAACATGAGCCATAACCAGCTCATGCAGCTGATCGGACCAACGGGCTTAGGAGGACTTG GTGGGCTGGGCGCGCTGACGGGGCCTGGGCTGGCCAGTCTGCTCGGGAGTGGGGGACCCCCGACCAGCAGCTCATCATCAAG ctctcgcagccagTCGGCTGCAGTGACTCCATCTTCCACGACTTCTTCCACCCGTGTAACGCCTGCCCCGTCCGTTCCTGCGGCTGCCTCCGTGACCAGTCCCAGCCCCGTTCCCAGTTCGGGTAATGGAACCAGCTCAGCCACAAGCCCAACCCAGCCCATTCAATTGAGTGACCTTCAGAACATTTTAGCTACTATGAATGTGCCATCTGGAGCAGGAGGACAGCAAG TGGATCTGGCAGCTGTTCTGACTCCCGAGATCATGGCTCCCATCCTGGCCAATGCTGAAGTTCAGGAGCGATTGATGCCTTACCTTCCCTCAGGGGAATCCCTGCCGCAGACTGCGGAAGAGATCCAGAACACCCTGACGTCTCCTCAGTTCCAGCAG GCTTTGAGCATGTTCAGTGCTGCCTTAGCTTCAGGACAGCTGGGCCCACTCATGAGCCAGTTTGGGCTACCTGCAGAGGCAGTAGATGCAGCAAATAAAGGCG ATGTAGAAGCCTTTGCCAAAGCCATGCAGAACAGTGTCAAATCAGACCAAAAGGAAGGAGACTCTAAGgacaagaaagatgaagaggaaGATATGAGTTTAGATTAA
- the ADRM1 gene encoding proteasomal ubiquitin receptor ADRM1 isoform X2, protein MSSGALFPSLVPGSRGSSSKYLVEFRAGKMSLKGSTVTPDKRKGLVYIQQTDDSLIHFCWKDRTSGNVEDDLIIFPDDCEFKRVPQCTTGRVYVLKFKAGSKRLFFWMQEPKTDKDEEHCRKVNEYLNNPPMPGALGGNASGGHELSALGGGLGALTGPGLASLLGSGGPPTSSSSSSSRSQSAAVTPSSTTSSTRVTPAPSVPAAASVTSPSPVPSSGNGTSSATSPTQPIQLSDLQNILATMNVPSGAGGQQVDLAAVLTPEIMAPILANAEVQERLMPYLPSGESLPQTAEEIQNTLTSPQFQQALSMFSAALASGQLGPLMSQFGLPAEAVDAANKGDVEAFAKAMQNSVKSDQKEGDSKDKKDEEEDMSLD, encoded by the exons ATGTCTTCAGGTGCATTATTTCCAAGCCTGGTGCCAGGCTCTCGTGGCTCCTCGAGCAAATACCTGGTGGAATTTCGGGCAGGGAAGATGTCCTTGAAAGGCAGCACTGTAACTCCAGACAAGAGAAAAGGCCTTGTTTACATCCAGCAAACCGATGATTCCCTCATTCACTTCTGCTGGAAGGACAGGACTTCGGGCAACGTGGAGGAT gatttgattatttttcctgatgACTGTGAGTTCAAGAGAGTCCCGCAGTGCACCACGGGCCGTGTGTATGTATTGAAGTTCAAGGCAGGATCAAAACGACTCTTCTTTTGGATGCAG GAGCCGAAGACAGACAAGGATGAGGAGCACTGCCGTAAGGTGAATGAGTATCTCAACAATCCCCCCATGCCAGGGGCACTGGGTGGGAATGCCAGTGGAGGCCACGAGCTCTCAGCGCTAGGAG GTGGGCTGGGCGCGCTGACGGGGCCTGGGCTGGCCAGTCTGCTCGGGAGTGGGGGACCCCCGACCAGCAGCTCATCATCAAG ctctcgcagccagTCGGCTGCAGTGACTCCATCTTCCACGACTTCTTCCACCCGTGTAACGCCTGCCCCGTCCGTTCCTGCGGCTGCCTCCGTGACCAGTCCCAGCCCCGTTCCCAGTTCGGGTAATGGAACCAGCTCAGCCACAAGCCCAACCCAGCCCATTCAATTGAGTGACCTTCAGAACATTTTAGCTACTATGAATGTGCCATCTGGAGCAGGAGGACAGCAAG TGGATCTGGCAGCTGTTCTGACTCCCGAGATCATGGCTCCCATCCTGGCCAATGCTGAAGTTCAGGAGCGATTGATGCCTTACCTTCCCTCAGGGGAATCCCTGCCGCAGACTGCGGAAGAGATCCAGAACACCCTGACGTCTCCTCAGTTCCAGCAG GCTTTGAGCATGTTCAGTGCTGCCTTAGCTTCAGGACAGCTGGGCCCACTCATGAGCCAGTTTGGGCTACCTGCAGAGGCAGTAGATGCAGCAAATAAAGGCG ATGTAGAAGCCTTTGCCAAAGCCATGCAGAACAGTGTCAAATCAGACCAAAAGGAAGGAGACTCTAAGgacaagaaagatgaagaggaaGATATGAGTTTAGATTAA